The Euwallacea similis isolate ESF13 chromosome 18, ESF131.1, whole genome shotgun sequence genome contains a region encoding:
- the LOC136414735 gene encoding dolichyl-diphosphooligosaccharide--protein glycosyltransferase subunit 1, protein MFFEEVLVKCFWKNSFKMWKLVVILSFISAVNAAENINPSLINRNVERTVDLHSQLVKISGSITIENTGKQGVGSYLLGFEKDLQGFVSYVGVQDSQKNPLKTSPVAVAGQDASEIFYNVQLRQNVESGKTTTILFEIVLSKALIPYPSSITQKDKQLVRYFGNHYFYSPYATRNQKTEILVSSRSVENYSKLKPVSQTDSTIIYGPYENIGALSIDPLAVHYENNAPFLTVSKLERTIEVSHWGNIAVEESLEIKHTGAKLKGSFSRYDYQRDTSANHHSVRSYRTILPPLAHSIYYRDMNGNISTSTVKSHKEYVELELKPRFPLFGGWQTSYILGYSIPSYPYLFKKPSGEFVLKVRLLDHVFDDMAVDELETRIVLPVGVSDVKVKAPYEVQHLHDGVAYKYLDYLGRIMIRAAKNNLVEQHIQDIEIIYTWKTHMLLHEPVLVSLALFVIFLAVIIYVRLDFSISRQEHSKKE, encoded by the exons ATGTTTTTTGAAGAGGTTCTAGTGAAGTGTTTctggaaaaattcttttaaaatgtggaaattagTGGTAATTTTAAGCTTTATATCTGCGGTAAATGCGGCCGAAAACATCAACCCCAGTTTAATTAACCGAAACGTAGAGAGAACTGTTGATTTGCACTCGCAATTGGTTAAAATCAGCGGCTCTATCACCATAGAGAACACCGGCAAACAAGGTGTGGGTTCCTACTTACTGGGTTTCGAGAAGGATTTGCAAGGCTTTGTAAGCTACGTTGGGGTGCAGGACTCTCAGAAGAATCCCCTAAAAACTAGTCCTGTTGCTGTGGCTGGTCAAG ATGcctctgaaatattttacaatgtGCAGTTGAGGCAAAACGTGGAGTCGGGCAAGACCACCACCATATTGTTCGAAATTGTTCTTAGTAAAGCCCTTATTCCATACCCAAGCAGTATTACACAGAAGGACAAGCAGCTAGTTAGATATTTCGGAAATCATTACTTTTATTCACCTTATGCCACTCGAAACCAAAAAACGgaaattttg GTTAGCTCTAGATCAGTGGAAAACTACAGCAAGCTTAAACCAGTCTCTCAGACAGACTCCACAATAATTTATGGTCCATACGAAAACATTGGTGCCTTATCTATTGATCCATTGGCAGTTCACTATGAAAACAATGCCCCATTTTTGACTGTTTCTAA attGGAGCGTACTATTGAAGTTTCCCACTGGGGTAATATAGCTGTTGAGGAGAGCCTTGAAATCAAGCACACTGGGGCCAAGTTAAAGGGgtcattttcaagatatgaTTACCAAAGAGATACATCGGCTAACCACCATAGTGTTAGGAGTTACAGGACTATTTTGCCACCTTTGGCACATAGCATTTATTACAG GGATATGAATGGTAACATCTCCACTTCAACAGTCAAGTCTCATAAGGAATATGTAGAGCTGGAACTAAAGCCCAGGTTTCCATTGTTTGGGGGGTGGCAAACCTCATacattttag GTTATAGTATTCCCAGTTATCCCTACCTCTTTAAAAAACCTTCTGGAGAGTTTGTCTTGAAAGTGCGCCTTTTGGACCATGTTTTTGATGATATGGCTGTAGACGAGTTGGAAACTCGTATAGTTCTGCCTGTGGGAGTGTCGGATGTGAAAGTTAAAGCCCCTTATGAGGTTCAACACCTCCATGATGGTGTGGCCTACAAGTATTTAGACTATTTGGGAAg GATTATGATTCGAGCTGCAAAGAACAACTTAGTTGAGCAGCACATTCaagatattgaaataatttacacATGGAAAACCCATATGTTGTTGCATGAGCCCGTACTGGTCTCTTTAGCTttgtttgtaatatttttagcgGTAATTATTTATGTCCGTTTGGATTTTTCTATATCCCGCCAAGAACACTCAAAAAAAGAGTGA
- the LOC136414905 gene encoding ATP-binding cassette subfamily C member 4-like → MDHTKKFDNPSPEIKANFCNRLFFCWVLPFFKTGYSKDLEVKDIYNSTRPDLSGPLGNALEVNWDKEVFRAQHSKKKGAKPRLKRAIFKTFAQSYFFYGAFIFIQSVVIRMLIPVFLAYYIKFYDNPKESFQNMSQGWFLGGAVVGLSFLKVVLEHYCNMGVQRIGMRVRVAACSLIYRKLLKLNQASLGKTAAGQLVNLLSNDVIRFDMISWFLHYFWITPILFVISSYIMYCYVGLAALPSMGAITIQAVLAQGYLSKLQGKLRAKIAILTDTRVKQMSEITAGIQVIKMYAWERPFEKIVELARKLEIDIVQKTSYIKGFSLALMLFTERATLYIAVITWVLMGNSIRGDIVFSMAQLLNTVQLYMAIFFPLALATYEECKVSMRRIEEFLALEENIDPHSLDDEDKNNVGLIKLEHATASWVPNPIVETLLDITVELKPGTLCCVVGPVGSGKSSLLQIILKELPLNSGCLKVLGNVSYASQEPWLFVSSVRQNILFGVPFVKERYKIAVQACALKRDFEQLPHGDRTLVGERGAALSGGQRARVALARAVYRDADVYLLDDPLSAVDTHVAKHLFDGCIRGYLKGKTRVLVTHQVQFLKGADLIVVMNNGKIERMGTYEELHEELSTLSKEIEQQIQVHAAEQKIDREQVPKVEDRDRGLSLALQSIASLASWDEPEETDELLERGALKTSTYVEYYKSGSSICALIFLIFLFIIAQVTCNAADMWVTYWTNQEDSKSSQRLNQTLEYNATMELKATTTAIPLELTTILPDKVPYNNSWNAMPADSSSGLDIPSYIYIYTGLILASIILTTARSTLFMNVCMSASKALHNKMFNCILKAPMRFFDTNPCGRILNRFSKDMGAVDEALPKVFLETLQIFFIMLGILGIVFIKSPWMIIPAVLLGIIFWTARVVYLKAGQDIKRLEGATRAPVFSHVSASLYGLPTIRAFKAQNLIVQEFDALQDQHTGTWFLFGATSESLGFYLDIISTIFLAFTTFQFLIFGDVNIKAGDVGLVISQTLALTGLLQYGVRQSAEVSSTMTSVERVLQYTKLEDEGPWEPLPGDKPPLDWPQKGRVTFTHAFLRYSKESPPSIRDLNVEFRPGEKIGVVGRTGAGKSSLVATLFRLAEVEGLVAIDIIDTGKVGLRILRSAISIIPQVPILFSATLRYNLDPFQICADDQLWKALDRVELKQTGVSLDTAVSEGGGNFSAGQRQLICLARAIVRNNKVLVMDEATANVDRHTDFLIQKTIREAFVDCTVITIAHRLNTIMDYDKVLVMDGGRAVEFAPPHELLQNANSYFAKMVAQTGSEMEEKLKQIALGAYEKNKDRFTKEVVVIQNGDTTEKKDQ, encoded by the exons ATGGACCACACAAAGAAGTTCGACAACCCCAGTCCTGAGATTAAGGCCAATTTTTGCAACAGGTTGTTTTTTTG CTGGGTATTGCCATTCTTTAAAACTGGCTACAGCAAGGACTTAGAAGTCAAGGATATCTACAACAGCACTCGGCCGGATTTATCTGGGCCTTTGGGAAATGCCTTGGAGGTCAATTGGGATAAGGAAGTCTTTAGGGCTCAACATTCGAAGAAAAAAGGGGCCAAGCCCCGACTGAAAAGAGCCATTTTCAAAACGTTTGCACAGTCCTACTTTTTCTACGGAGccttcatttttattcagaGCGTGGTCATACG AATGTTGATACCCGTCTTCCTGGCctattatatcaaattttatgacAACCCCAAGGAGAGCTTCCAAAACATGAGCCAAGGCTGGTTTTTAGGGGGCGCAGTGGTGGGCCTTTCCTTCCTCAAAGTAGTCTTGGAACACTACTGCAACATGGGGGTGCAACGGATAGGAATGCGAGTGCGGGTAGCCGCCTGCTCTCTCATCTACCGCAAATTGCTGAAGCTGAATCAGGCCTCATTAGGCAAAACCGCTGCTGGTCAGCTGGTCAATTTGCTGTCCAATGACGTGATACGCTTCGACATGATCTCGTGGTTCTTACACTACTTTTGGATCACTCCCATCCTTTTCGTTATTTCCTCTTACATTATGTATTGTTATGTGGGACTCGCAGCGTTGCCTTCAATGGGCGCCATTACCATTCAGGCGGTCCTAGCTCAAG GTTATCTATCAAAGCTGCAAGGCAAACTAAGAGCCAAAATAGCCATTTTAACAGACACTAGAGTGAAACAGATGAGTGAGATTACTGCGGGGATCCAGGTTATTAAGATGTATGCCTGGGAGAGGCCCTTTGAAAAGATTGTTGAATTAGCTAGAAA ATTAGAAATTGATATAGTGCAGAAAACATCCTACATTAAAGGGTTTTCCTTGGCCCTGATGCTTTTCACCGAACGAGCCACTCTTTACATCGCTGTGATAACGTGGGTTTTAATGGGCAACTCCATAAGGGGTGACATTGTCTTCTCTATGGCCCAGCTTTTAAACACGGTCCAATTGTACATGGCAATTTTCTTCCCTCTCGCCTTGGCAACTTATGAAGAATGCAAGGTGTCTATGCGTAGGATTGAGGAGTTTTTAGCCCTAGAGGAGAACATCGATCCTCATTCTTTAGATG ATGAAGACAAAAACAATGTGGGATTGATTAAACTAGAGCACGCCACCGCTAGTTGGGTACCCAACCCTATAGTGGAAACCCTGTTGGATATTACTGTGGAGTTAAAGCCAGGTACTTTGTGTTGTGTGGTGGGGCCTGTAGGGTCAGGCAAAAGCTCCCTTTTGCAAATTATCTTGAAGGAGCTTCCCCTCAATAGTGGGTGCTTGAAGGTGCTCGGAAATGTATCTTATGCTTCCCAGGAGCCTTGGCTCTTCGTCTCTAGTGTGCGGCAAAATATTCTTTTCGGAGTCCCGTTCGTTAAGGAGAG gtaCAAAATAGCAGTACAGGCTTGCGCCCTAAAACGTGACTTTGAGCAGCTCCCCCACGGCGATCGGACTTTGGTAGGCGAAAGAGGAGCCGCCTTAAGCGGTGGTCAGAGGGCCAGAGTGGCTCTAGCAAGAGCAGTCTATAGGGACGCCGACGTTTACTTGTTGGACGATCCTTTAAGTGCTGTTGACACTCACGTAGCCAAACACCTGTTCGACGGTTGTATCCGGGGGTACCTCAAAGGGAAAACGCGGGTGCTCGTGACTCATCAGGTGCAATTCTTGAAGGGGGCCGACTTAATCGTGGTGATGAACAATGGAAAGATCGAGAGAATGGGCACTTACGAGGAATTGCACGAAGAGTTGTCCACTTTATCAAAGGAGATAGAGCAGCAGATTCAGGTCCACGCGGCCGAGCAGAAAATTGATCGCGAACAAGTGCCCAAAGTGGAGGATCGAGACCGGGGGTTGTCGTTGGCGTTGCAGTCAATCGCTTCATTGGcg AGCTGGGACGAACCTGAAGAGACTGACGAACTTTTAGAACGCGGAGCCTTAAAGACCTCGACTTACGTCGAGTACTACAAATCGGGGTCGTCGATATGTGccttaattttcttaatcttCCTATTTATCATCGCTCAAGTTACGTGCAATGCTGCGGATATGTGGGTTACTTATTG GACTAATCAAGAAGACTCAAAATCCAGTCAGCGTTTAAATCAAACCCTTGAGTACAATGCAACTATGGAATTAAAAGCCACTACCACCGCAATCCCATTAGAACTGACGACAATTTTGCCTGACAAAGTTCCATATAACAACTCTTGGAACGCTATGCCTGCTGACTCCTCAAGCGGTCTAGATATTCCCAGCTATATCTACATTTATACAGGATTAATTTTGGCTTCCATTATACTGACCACTGCCCG ATCCACTCTTTTTATGAATGTCTGCATGAGTGCGTCTAAAGCGCTGCACAACAAAATGTTCAACTGCATCTTGAAGGCCCCGATGAGATTCTTTGACACAAACCCCTGCGGCCGCATTTTGAACAGATTTTCCAAAGACATGGGAGCCGTCGATGAGGCATTGCCAAAAGTCTTCCTGGAAACTTTACAAATCTTCTTTATCATGTTGGGAATCTTGGGAATT GTGTTCATTAAAAGTCCCTGGATGATCATTCCTGCTGTTTTATTGGGGATAATTTTTTGGACTGCGAGAGTGGTCTATTTGAAAGCTGGGCAGGATATTAAGAGATTGGAAGGCGCCACCAGGGCTCCAGTGTTCTCCCACGTCTCTGCAAGTCTGTATGGTTTGCCCACAATCAGGGCGTTTAAAGCTCAAAATCTGATCGTCCAAGAATTCGATGCCTTGCAG GATCAGCATACAGGGACGTGGTTCTTATTTGGAGCCACTAGCGAATCTTTGGGCTTCTACCTGGACATAATTAGCACCATTTTTCTGGCATTTACCACGTTCCAGTTCTTGATATTCGGAGATGTGAATATTAAAGCCGGTGACGTGGGCCTGGTGATATCACAGACTTTAGCTCTGACAG GATTACTTCAATATGGTGTCCGTCAGTCTGCTGAGGTGTCGTCGACAATGACTAGCGTCGAACGGGTCCTGCAGTACACAAAATTAGAAGATGAAGGACCATGGGAGCCCCTTCCCGGGGACAAACCACCCTTGGATTGGCCTCAAAAGGGGCGAGTGACATTCACTCACGCCTTCTTAAGGTACTCCAAGGAGAGTCCACCCTCAATCAGGGACTTGAATGTCGAATTTCGACCCGGGGAGAAAATTGGGGTAGTCGGGAGGACTGGAGCGGGAAAATCCTCTTTGGTGGCCACTTTGTTCCGTTTGGCGGAGGTGGAAGGATTGGTCGCGATTGATATTATAGACACGGGGAAAGTTGGACTAAGAATCTTGCGCTCTGCCATATCTATAATTCCACAAGTGCCTATATTATTTTCTGCTACTCTTAG GTATAATTTGGACCCATTTCAAATATGTGCAGATGACCAGCTGTGGAAGGCCCTAGACCGTGTAGAACTGAAACAAACAGGGGTGTCTCTGGACACTGCTGTGAGTGAAGGTGGGGGTAATTTTAGTGCAGGGCAAAGACAATTGATCTGTCTGGCCAGGGCTATAGTACGTAATAATAAAGTGTTGGTAATGGACGAAGCTACTGCAAACGTGGATCGCCACACCGACTTCCTCATCCAGAAGACCATAAGGGAGGCCTTTGTGGATTGCACAGTAATAACCATCGCGCATAGGCTAAACACCATTATGGACTATGATAAAGTGTTGGTGATGGATGGGGGGAGGGCGGTGGAATTTGCTCCTCCGCACGAATTACTTCAAAACGCAAACagttattttgccaaaatggTGGCTCAAACAGGATCAGAGATGgaggaaaaattgaagcaaATTGCTTTGGGGGCTTATGAGAAGAACAAAGATCG TTTTACCAAAGAGGTGGTGGTGATCCAGAATGGCGATACAACTGAAAAAAAGGATCAATGA
- the LOC136414658 gene encoding uncharacterized protein — MPRTRNKSGSSGAIARPLYRDDSTDEEDICFGMLPTRPSKRGRPAASKKGKAAKKTKTVHCSGECNSQCSTSATTKKHASKKKHNQNTVPLVIDSDEEVVNVDLTETQMNTINSKINNFFKALESDDDGDDEEVCSKKVLNDEGATAQPNKSKDFYMLLTDSEEEEKSPESNFTTNSRKGLSAVVHKECEDSPIAEQRSVDLQETLCTSIDSMEKNDLFAYIDDILNDVTKTKLENNKPKLSLDDMKRKRDEILSDIGAQVEELQPKLKEQETEMNSTPVKAAPICPVCLEQLCGSTQAMVTLCGHIFCKSCITQTVQKTKKCPSCRKGLTKSKYHPVYI, encoded by the coding sequence ATGCCTAGAACCAGAAACAAGTCAGGGTCCTCTGGTGCAATTGCCAGGCCACTATATCGAGATGATTCCACAGATGAAGAGGATATCTGTTTTGGCATGCTGCCTACTAGGCCATCCAAAAGAGGCAGACCTGCTGCATCCAAAAAAGGCAAGGCAGCTAAGAAAACTAAAACTGTACACTGTTCTGGTGAATGCAATAGTCAGTGTAGCACATCAgcaacaacaaagaaacatgCTTCCAAGAAGAAACATAACCAAAATACTGTTCCTTTGGTAATTGACTCTGATGAAGAGGTTGTTAATGTTGATCTCACTGAAACCCAAATGAATACTATTAACagcaaaattaacaatttctttaaagccTTAGAATCTGATGATGATGGTGATGATGAGGAAGTTTGTAGTAAGAAAGTATTGAATGATGAGGGAGCTACTGCCCAaccaaataaatcaaaagacTTTTACATGCTTTTGACAGATTCagaagaagaggaaaaatctCCAGAGTCAAACTTCACTACCAATTCACGTAAAGGGCTGTCAGCTGTGGTACATAAGGAATGTGAAGACTCGCCTATTGCAGAGCAAAGAAGTGTAGACCTACAAGAAACATTGTGCACTAGTATTGACtccatggaaaaaaatgatttatttgccTACATAGatgacattttaaatgatGTCACCAAAACAAAACTAGAAAATAACAAACCCAAACTAAGTCTAGATGACATGAAAAGGAAGAGAGATGAAATCCTAAGTGATATAGGTGCACAAGTTGAAGAGCTGCAACCCAAACTCAAAGAACAAGAAACAGAGATGAATTCAACACCAGTAAAGGCGGCTCCTATATGTCCTGTATGCTTAGAACAACTTTGTGGGTCCACTCAAGCCATGGTGACTTTATGTGGACACATATTCTGTAAGTCTTGCATAACACAGACCGTCCAGAAGACAAAGAAATGTCCCTCTTGCAGAAAGGGTCTGACTAAATCCAagtatcaccctgtatacatatag
- the LOC136414821 gene encoding insulin-like growth factor 2 mRNA-binding protein 3-B isoform X2, with protein MSVTKIPPITMSKLYVGNLPLEVSEKLLRQLFLEQGLSCTNIMIKRGGYAFVDCPDQSAADRAIDKLNGFNFHGSLLVVEPSVTAGKRRNFPDTPPMQVAGRGWTRAAFR; from the exons ATGTCCGTGACGAAAATCCCGCCAATTACGATGAGCAAGTTGTACGTGGGGAATTTGCCCCTGGAAGTGAGCGAAAAATTGCTGAGGCAACTGTTCCTCGAGCAGGGCCTCTCTTGCACGAATATCATGATCAAGCGGGGTGGATATGCCTTTGTGGATTGCCCTGATCAGTCGGCGGCCGATAGAGCGATCGACAAATTGAATG gttttaacTTTCATGGGTCCCTGCTGGTGGTAGAGCCTTCCGTAACCGCCGGAAAGAGAAG GAATTTTCCAGACACGCCCCCCATGCAGGTCGCCGGACGCGGCTGGAC gCGTGCAGCGTTTCGCTAG
- the mEFG1 gene encoding elongation factor G, mitochondrial, producing the protein MTIIRTIQIVKPRYLRMNRLTTRYQSSHAVFAEHKELCKIRNIGISAHIDSGKTTLTERILFYTGRIEAMHEVKGKDNVGAVMDSMELERQRGITIQSAATYTLWKDHNINIIDTPGHVDFTVEVERALRVLDGAILVLCAVGGVQSQSLTVNRQMKRYNVPCIAFINKLDRMGANPYRVLSQMRSKLNHNAAFIQLPIGLEGECKGLVDIITQKAIYFDGTFGETVRFDEIPQDMRTETSERRHELIEHLSNIDETLGELYLEEKSITEADIKAAVRRSCLKRSFTPVMLGTALKNKGVQPLLDAVLDYLPNPGEVENFAYKQVENEDEEGEKVVLNPERSNKNTFVALAFKLEAGRFGQLTYMRCYQGMLKKGDTIYNARTHRKVRIVRLVRMHSNEMEDVNEVYAGDIFALFGVDCASGDTFVTDLQYNISLESIFVPEPVVSMAIQPKNNKDRDNFSKAIARFTKEDPTFHFEYDSDNKETIVSGMGELHLEIYAQRMEREYNCPVTLGKPKVAFRETLTSPCEFEYLHKKQSGGQGQFGKVIGILEPLPPHKNTLLEFSDETVGTNIPKQYIPGIRKGFLALAEKGLLAGQKLSGLKFRLLDGAHHIVDSSELSFFLAAQGAVKETFEKGVWQLLEPIMAVEVTAPDEFQGAVMAQLNKRHGIITGVEGIEGWCTIHAEVPLNDMFGYAGELRSSTQGKGEFTMEYSRYIPCLPEVQEKLILEYQRTMGQVPEKDVKKKRN; encoded by the exons ATGACCATAATTAGAACAATTCAAATTGTTAAACCCAGATATTTAAGAATGAATAGGCTGACAACG CGTTATCAATCATCACATGCAGTATTTGCAGAACACAAGGAACTATGCAAAATAAGAAACATAGGAATTTCGGCTCATATCGATTCGGGGAAAACCACCCTCACTGAAAGAATCTTGTTCTATACTGGTCGAATTGAGGCCATGCATGAAGTCAAAGGTAAAGACAATGTGGGAGCTGTAATGGATTCTATGGAACTAGAAAGGCAGCGTGGTATTACGATCCAGTCAGCCGCTACATATACTTTATGGAAAGAccataatataaatataatcgACACTCCTGGACATGTTGATTTTACTGTGGAGGTTGAGAGAGCACTCAGGGTGTTGGATGGGGCTATTTTGGTTTTGTGTGCAGTTGGAGGAGTCCAGAGTCAGTCCTTGACAGTTAACAGGCAAATGAAAAGATATAATGTTCCATGCATAGCCTTTATCAATAAATTGGATAGAATGGGGGCCAACCCTTATAGAGTTCTTTCACAGATGag ATCAAAGCTTAATCACAATGCAGCTTTCATTCAACTGCCCATAGGGCTTGAAGGGGAGTGCAAGGGATTAGTAGATATAATAACTCAGAAAGCTATCTATTTCGATGGGACCTTTGGGGAAACTGTGCGTTTTGATGAAATACCTCAGGATATGCGCACTGAGACTTCTGAAAGACGCCACGAATTAATAGAACATTTGTCCAATATAGATGAAACTTTAGGAGAATtatatttagaagaaaaatcaatCACTGAAGCCGATATCAAAGCGGCAGTTCGCAGAAGTTGTCTGAAAAGGAGTTTTACACCTGTGATGTTGGGTacagctttaaaaaataaaggagtACAGCCCCTGCTAGATGCAGTTCTTGACTATTTGCCAAATCCTGGAGAGGTTGAGAATTTTGCTTACAAACAGGTGGAGAATGAAGATGAGGAAGGAGAAAAGGTGGTGTTAAATCCTGAGCGCAgtaataaaaacacatttgtcGCGCTTGCCTTTAAATTGGAAGCCGGCCGCTTTGGCCAATTGACATATATGCGTTGCTATCAAGGAATGTTGAAGAAAGGAGATACAATCTACAATGCGCGTACACACAGAAAAGTGCGTATTGTCCGGCTCGTTCGCATGCATTCAAATGAAATGGAAGATGTAAATGAAGTGTATGCCGGGGACATTTTCGCCTTGTTTGGAGTGGACTGTGCCAGTGGAGACACTTTTGTTACAGATTTGCAATATAACATTTCTTTGGAATCAATTTTTGTACCTGAACCTGTGGTTTCCATGGCCATTCAGccaaaaaacaacaaagaCAGAGACAACTTTTCAAAGGCTATTGCTAGGTTTACCAAGGAGGACCCTACCTTTCATTTTGAGTACGACAGCGACAACAAGGAAACCATTGTGTCAGGGATGGGGGAGTTACACCTGGAAATTTATGCTCAGAGAATGGAGAGAGAATATAACTGCCCAGTGACACTGGGCAAGCCCAAGGTAGCCTTCAGAGAGACCTTAACAAGCCCTTGTGAGTTTGAGTACTTGCACAAGAAACAATCCGGCGGTCAAGGACAGTTTGGTAAAGTAATTGGCATTCTTGAGCCCTTGCCCCCACACAAAAACACTCTTCTTGAGTTCTCAGACGAAACTGTAGGCACTAACATACCCAAACAATACATCCCCGGTATCAGAAAGGGTTTCCTTGCATTGGCGGAAAAAGGTCTGTTAGCAGGTCAAAAACTCTCAGGTTTAAAATTCCGACTTCTGGATGGAGCTCATCATATAGTGGACTCGAGCGAACTATCCTTTTTCTTGGCCGCTCAAGGGGCAGTCAaggaaacatttgaaaaaggGGTTTGGCAGTTACTTGAGCCCATAATGGCAGTGGAAGTCACTGCCCCTGACGAGTTTCAAGGGGCTGTAATGGCTCAATTGAACAAAAGACATGGAATTATCACTGGAGTGGAGGGAATCGAAGGATGGTGCACTATACACGCTGAAGTGCCTTTAAATGACATGTTCGGATATGCAGGCGAGTTGAGGTCTAGCACGCAAGGAAAAGGGGAGTTCACAATGGAATACAGTCGGTACATTCCTTGTTTGCCAGAAGTTCAAGAGAAACTTATCCTGGAGTATCAGAGAACTATGGGGCAGGTTCCTGAAAAAGACGTCAAGAAGAAAAGGAATTAG
- the LOC136414821 gene encoding insulin-like growth factor 2 mRNA-binding protein 3-B isoform X1, whose product MSVTKIPPITMSKLYVGNLPLEVSEKLLRQLFLEQGLSCTNIMIKRGGYAFVDCPDQSAADRAIDKLNGFNFHGSLLVVEPSVTAGKRRNFPDTPPMQVAGRGWTQKPTEIRTKPHPRVHHGQTRHN is encoded by the exons ATGTCCGTGACGAAAATCCCGCCAATTACGATGAGCAAGTTGTACGTGGGGAATTTGCCCCTGGAAGTGAGCGAAAAATTGCTGAGGCAACTGTTCCTCGAGCAGGGCCTCTCTTGCACGAATATCATGATCAAGCGGGGTGGATATGCCTTTGTGGATTGCCCTGATCAGTCGGCGGCCGATAGAGCGATCGACAAATTGAATG gttttaacTTTCATGGGTCCCTGCTGGTGGTAGAGCCTTCCGTAACCGCCGGAAAGAGAAG GAATTTTCCAGACACGCCCCCCATGCAGGTCGCCGGACGCGGCTGGAC ACAAAAACCGACAGAAATTCGCACAAAGCCCCATCCCCGTGTCCATCACGGCCAGACCAGACACAACTAA